One window of Agrobacterium tumefaciens genomic DNA carries:
- a CDS encoding sugar ABC transporter substrate-binding protein produces MTSSKVTSSPLSSSLSRRRLLQAGAGLAVAGSGFLPSWEARAQSFKSAPLHQLLLLSNEWNTIINDAAKRAAAVLGLPYSSTTFNLNDGTAVTQAQSAAAAGAKLFLIVSADGSSLKRIARTAQEGGGYVVNVGNNIPWTSPIDAGTGFAQAIVAREDGNRGGNMYEAVKYTIGLAVKKFGPDAKFLHITGSKGSSYDNLRTAAVKRALAEFPGVTIAGSLPGNWSAEEGQKATEDLIARHGVPNGIIAQNDGSLTGVLAALRGLKIEAGEEVLTVGADGATDIFRAIKAGKVAATAFQSPAYYGVQAVARLFDALNGYEASAPERFVGFNGLLVTKDNVDGVLARYVDNPNLPFDPKLLSHVISGDKWDPQAPLAPIRYDDYFTATGIEKPADYRPQADYAKSIETGEFDAVTKRYESAYKLKLDDFSFKGIKA; encoded by the coding sequence ATGACTTCATCTAAAGTAACTTCTTCACCCTTATCAAGCTCGCTTTCTCGCCGCCGTCTGCTCCAGGCAGGGGCGGGTCTTGCCGTGGCGGGAAGTGGATTTCTGCCCAGCTGGGAAGCACGCGCTCAGAGTTTTAAATCCGCTCCGCTGCATCAGCTTTTGCTGCTGAGCAATGAATGGAACACCATCATCAACGATGCGGCAAAGCGGGCCGCAGCTGTTCTCGGCCTTCCCTATAGTTCGACGACGTTCAACCTCAACGATGGCACGGCCGTTACGCAGGCGCAGTCCGCCGCTGCGGCAGGTGCAAAACTCTTCCTCATCGTCAGCGCCGACGGGAGCAGTCTGAAGCGGATTGCCCGGACAGCGCAAGAGGGCGGCGGCTATGTGGTCAATGTCGGCAACAACATTCCCTGGACATCTCCGATTGACGCCGGAACCGGCTTTGCGCAGGCAATCGTTGCGCGTGAGGACGGAAATCGCGGCGGTAATATGTATGAAGCCGTCAAATACACCATTGGCCTGGCGGTGAAGAAGTTCGGGCCGGACGCCAAATTCCTGCATATCACCGGTTCGAAGGGTTCATCCTACGACAATCTGCGCACGGCGGCCGTGAAGCGTGCGCTTGCCGAATTTCCCGGTGTAACGATCGCCGGAAGTCTGCCAGGCAATTGGAGCGCCGAGGAAGGGCAGAAAGCGACCGAGGACCTCATCGCCCGCCACGGCGTGCCCAACGGCATTATCGCCCAGAATGATGGATCGCTGACCGGGGTTCTGGCAGCGCTGCGCGGTCTCAAGATCGAGGCCGGTGAGGAAGTGCTCACGGTTGGAGCGGATGGCGCAACCGATATCTTCAGGGCAATCAAGGCCGGAAAAGTCGCGGCCACCGCGTTCCAGTCTCCGGCCTATTACGGTGTCCAGGCTGTCGCCCGGCTCTTCGATGCTCTGAACGGCTATGAGGCGTCCGCCCCGGAAAGGTTCGTGGGGTTCAATGGGCTTCTCGTCACCAAAGACAATGTTGATGGTGTTCTGGCGCGCTACGTGGACAATCCGAACCTGCCCTTCGATCCGAAGCTGCTGTCGCATGTCATCAGCGGCGACAAATGGGACCCTCAGGCGCCGCTCGCCCCGATCAGGTACGACGACTACTTCACTGCCACCGGCATCGAGAAGCCTGCAGATTACCGACCTCAGGCAGACTATGCCAAGTCTATCGAAACGGGCGAGTTCGACGCTGTCACGAAGCGCTACGAGAGCGCCTACAAACTCAAGCTGGACGACTTCAGCTTCAAGGGCATCAAGGCCTGA
- the aiiB gene encoding N-acyl homoserine lactonase AiiB — translation MGNKLFVLDLGEIRVDENFIIANSTFVTPQKPTVSSRLIDIPVSAYLIQCTDATVLYDTGCHPECMGTNGRWPAQSQLNAPYIGASECNLPERLRQLGLSPDDISTVVLSHLHNDHAGCVEYFGKSRLIAHEDEFATAVRYFATGDHSSPYIVKDIEAWFAAPRNWDLVSRDERERELAPGVTLLNFGSGHAAGMLGIAVELEKRPGFLLVSDACYTATNYGPPARRAGVLHDTIGYDRTVSYIRKYAESRSLKVLFGHDREQFASLIKSTDGFYE, via the coding sequence ATGGGAAATAAGCTGTTCGTTCTCGACCTGGGTGAAATTCGTGTCGACGAAAACTTCATCATCGCCAACTCCACTTTTGTCACGCCGCAGAAGCCGACGGTGAGTAGTCGTCTGATCGACATTCCGGTCTCCGCCTACCTCATCCAATGCACCGATGCCACGGTCCTCTACGACACAGGATGTCACCCGGAATGCATGGGAACGAATGGCCGGTGGCCCGCGCAATCGCAACTGAACGCGCCCTATATCGGGGCGTCGGAATGCAATCTGCCGGAACGGCTGAGGCAGCTCGGCCTTTCACCGGACGATATTTCGACGGTGGTCCTGTCGCATCTTCACAATGATCACGCCGGTTGCGTCGAGTATTTCGGAAAGTCGAGGCTGATTGCACATGAAGATGAATTCGCAACCGCAGTCCGGTATTTCGCGACGGGGGATCATTCGTCGCCTTACATCGTCAAGGATATCGAGGCGTGGTTTGCGGCCCCACGAAACTGGGATCTTGTCAGTCGCGATGAGAGGGAAAGAGAACTCGCGCCTGGAGTGACCCTGCTCAACTTCGGAAGCGGCCATGCTGCCGGGATGTTGGGTATTGCCGTGGAGCTTGAGAAGCGGCCCGGGTTTCTGCTCGTTTCAGACGCTTGTTACACCGCCACAAATTATGGTCCTCCGGCCCGCCGAGCCGGCGTTCTCCACGATACGATCGGTTACGATCGGACGGTCAGCTATATCAGGAAATACGCCGAATCCCGTTCTCTCAAAGTCCTCTTCGGTCACGACCGGGAGCAGTTTGCGAGCCTGATCAAATCCACGGACGGATTTTATGAATAA
- a CDS encoding acyl-CoA dehydrogenase family protein — translation MTHHPHTWPTIDTPAFRTLVAIFRPVFAEIAEGSRQRDATRTLPRDEVARLKALKFGALLLPKDKGGLGATPLELLALLVELAEADSNVAQIFRAHFGLLGQLLDEPSNAWTRRCIDIIGSGEIISAAATEVGNATLGKFSTSIIKTNEGHRLNGQKFYTTGALFSEWMTVSGLNNADELIIALIKTTAPGTSIVDDWNGFGQRLTASGTAVFDQVLLHDDDIAPSASRWPFLTAFAQLAHLATLVGIGRGASTAVADYVRSRKRTYSHAAASTASDDPQVLQLVGKVFANAHGANSIVLSAADAYHRAVAKGCRERTEIGKLEVQIYQAQVVVHQLILDATTVLFDGLGASALSNELGLDRYWRNARAISSHNPVIYKERQIGDFAVNRSLPPDLWTTGIGKA, via the coding sequence TTGACCCATCATCCTCATACCTGGCCGACAATCGACACACCCGCATTCCGCACACTCGTGGCAATTTTCCGGCCGGTGTTCGCCGAAATCGCCGAAGGCTCGCGCCAAAGAGATGCGACACGCACACTCCCGCGCGATGAAGTCGCAAGGCTGAAAGCGCTCAAATTCGGTGCGCTGCTTCTCCCCAAAGATAAAGGCGGTTTGGGAGCGACACCGCTGGAACTCCTTGCATTGCTCGTCGAGCTTGCAGAGGCAGACTCGAATGTCGCGCAGATCTTCCGCGCCCATTTCGGATTGCTCGGACAGCTTCTCGACGAACCATCCAACGCCTGGACGAGGCGTTGCATCGACATCATCGGATCCGGGGAGATCATCTCCGCTGCAGCGACGGAGGTTGGAAATGCCACGCTTGGCAAATTTTCGACTTCCATCATAAAAACCAATGAGGGCCATCGTCTCAACGGCCAGAAATTCTATACGACCGGCGCTCTGTTCTCGGAATGGATGACTGTCAGCGGCTTGAACAATGCTGACGAGCTGATCATAGCGCTTATAAAAACGACGGCGCCAGGAACGTCCATTGTCGATGACTGGAACGGTTTCGGACAGAGACTGACCGCCAGTGGGACCGCCGTATTCGATCAGGTCCTTCTGCACGATGACGATATTGCGCCATCGGCATCGCGGTGGCCGTTCCTGACGGCCTTCGCTCAATTGGCCCATCTGGCAACGCTTGTCGGAATCGGGCGGGGGGCGTCCACTGCCGTTGCGGACTATGTGCGGTCACGCAAACGGACATATTCCCACGCGGCTGCCAGCACCGCGAGCGACGATCCGCAGGTGCTCCAGCTCGTCGGTAAGGTGTTTGCCAATGCGCACGGGGCAAACTCGATCGTACTTTCAGCCGCCGACGCCTATCACCGCGCTGTTGCTAAAGGCTGCAGGGAAAGAACGGAGATCGGCAAACTCGAGGTGCAGATTTACCAGGCACAGGTCGTCGTCCACCAACTCATCCTCGATGCGACGACCGTCCTCTTCGACGGACTGGGAGCGTCTGCGCTCAGCAACGAGTTGGGGCTGGATCGCTATTGGCGAAACGCCCGCGCCATCTCCTCCCACAATCCGGTCATCTACAAGGAGCGTCAGATCGGTGATTTCGCGGTTAACCGCAGCCTGCCGCCGGATCTTTGGACCACCGGCATTGGAAAGGCCTAG
- a CDS encoding ABC transporter substrate-binding protein: MIKLSRRTFNAALGIGALGTAIPGISFAQTTPVRGGTARIVAASEPAMLIELFQNTGNAGVGSRVIEGLLKVSFDRTFKPHLAESWDISADGKTYTFHLRPGIKWHDGQPFTSADVAFSLLTLKETHPRRRVTFASLEKIDTPDPLTVVAQFKTPVPFLLPALSGIASPIIPKHLYEETDIRANPYNAKPIGTGPYVFKEWERGSHILLERNPDYWIKDLPLLDAVVTRFIVDVSARGAAFEAGDVDVGYHTPVPLDEIKRLGDDPRFGVETRGYELEGSLNQLFFRLDHPILSDLRVRQAFAHAINIDDYIRLVWKGYAVPSPTAIAPSMAEYHDPSIGFYAFDKAKAEALLDEAGHKRGGDGKRFALRLTYNPVYGPTRVGAEFLRSAFGDIGVDVAIQSYDYATYIKSVYTDAAFDIDLQHLANGYDPTDGIQRGYWSKNIKKGVPWSNHSGYSNAEVDEIFEKGSIEIDPAKRKEYFVRFQHILHRDLPAVNLVQFQNLTLYRKTLHNHTEDSSGHSVDFAAAWLGS; the protein is encoded by the coding sequence ATGATCAAACTGTCGCGCCGGACGTTCAACGCCGCCCTCGGAATCGGCGCATTGGGTACCGCCATACCCGGTATTTCGTTCGCTCAAACTACGCCGGTGCGTGGCGGTACCGCCCGCATCGTCGCCGCCAGCGAACCCGCCATGCTCATCGAATTGTTCCAGAACACCGGCAACGCCGGCGTCGGTTCCCGTGTCATCGAAGGGTTGTTGAAGGTCAGTTTCGACCGGACCTTCAAACCACATCTTGCGGAGAGCTGGGATATCAGCGCGGATGGAAAGACCTACACTTTCCACCTGCGCCCGGGCATCAAGTGGCATGACGGTCAACCGTTCACCTCCGCGGACGTTGCATTCTCGCTGCTGACGTTGAAGGAAACCCATCCGCGCCGGCGTGTGACGTTTGCATCGCTCGAAAAGATCGACACGCCCGATCCACTGACGGTCGTCGCCCAGTTCAAGACACCGGTTCCATTCCTGTTGCCGGCCCTTTCCGGCATCGCTTCGCCCATCATCCCGAAACACCTCTACGAAGAGACGGATATTCGGGCGAACCCCTATAACGCAAAACCGATAGGCACGGGCCCCTACGTGTTCAAGGAGTGGGAACGCGGCAGCCATATCCTGCTCGAACGCAATCCCGATTACTGGATCAAGGATCTGCCCCTGCTCGATGCTGTGGTGACACGGTTTATCGTTGATGTCAGCGCCCGCGGGGCGGCTTTCGAGGCGGGAGACGTCGATGTAGGCTATCACACACCCGTGCCGCTCGACGAGATCAAGCGCCTTGGCGACGATCCGCGCTTCGGCGTCGAGACTCGCGGTTACGAGCTTGAAGGCAGTCTGAACCAGTTGTTTTTCCGTCTGGATCATCCGATTCTCAGCGATCTGCGTGTTCGCCAGGCTTTCGCTCACGCCATCAATATCGACGACTACATCCGTCTCGTCTGGAAGGGATATGCTGTGCCGTCCCCGACCGCGATTGCACCGTCGATGGCAGAATATCACGATCCAAGTATCGGCTTCTATGCCTTCGACAAGGCCAAGGCGGAAGCGCTTCTTGATGAGGCCGGCCACAAGCGTGGTGGTGATGGGAAACGGTTCGCGCTGCGCCTTACCTACAATCCTGTCTACGGGCCAACCCGTGTCGGCGCAGAATTCCTCCGATCCGCCTTCGGCGACATCGGCGTCGACGTGGCGATCCAGAGCTACGACTACGCGACCTACATCAAGAGCGTCTATACCGACGCGGCCTTCGATATCGACCTCCAGCATCTTGCCAACGGTTATGATCCGACGGACGGCATCCAGCGCGGCTACTGGTCGAAGAACATCAAGAAGGGCGTGCCGTGGTCCAATCACTCCGGCTACAGCAATGCCGAGGTCGATGAGATCTTCGAGAAAGGATCGATCGAAATCGATCCGGCGAAGCGCAAAGAATACTTCGTCAGGTTCCAACACATCCTTCACCGCGATCTGCCGGCGGTAAACCTCGTTCAGTTCCAGAACCTGACGCTCTATCGCAAGACGCTGCACAACCACACCGAGGATTCGTCCGGGCATTCGGTCGACTTCGCCGCTGCGTGGCTGGGAAGCTGA
- a CDS encoding ABC transporter ATP-binding protein, translating to MMAIPLLGVRDLSVRYHSRSGEAVAVENLSFDIAAGEAVALVGESGCGKSTTALALSNLLPDEASSSGEVTFDGLDLFRLPPKAWRPILGPRIGMIFQEPMSALNPVYTVGDQIAEVLHAHERLSRKAARSRVLELLDLVSMPEPHRRIASYPHELSGGQRQRAMIAQAIALTPLLLIADEPTTALDSTIQSQILELIDRLRRDLSMGLLLISHDLTLVSRWTDRVVVMHNGKRMEELKAEHLFQESQHPYTKGLIGASIRLGDGRHASSERLNEIRTHRNSNGTTSFEIRSPPVAAEPRTNATADALLEVEDLTVRYDPASKTPPAVDRVTFELLRGETLGLVGESGSGKSSLSKALSRLIPVASGQILFEGQDITHAGGADLRAFRGRVQMIFQDPYSSLNPRRTVGDILDSVLHAHKYRNSADRQSRISEALDQVRLPRSAVERFPHEFSGGQRQRIAIARALIVRPSLVICDEPVSALDVSVQAQILNLLADLKEEAGLSYLFISHDLAVVKYISDRIMVMKDGHIIERGNHQNLWSNPSHEYTRKLIAAAS from the coding sequence ATGATGGCGATACCTTTGCTTGGTGTCCGCGACCTCTCAGTCCGATATCACAGCCGGAGCGGTGAAGCGGTTGCCGTCGAGAACCTTTCCTTCGACATCGCCGCCGGCGAGGCTGTCGCTCTGGTCGGCGAATCCGGTTGCGGGAAAAGCACGACTGCCCTTGCGCTGTCCAACCTCCTGCCGGACGAAGCGTCCAGCAGCGGCGAGGTGACCTTCGATGGCCTGGATCTCTTCCGCCTCCCACCCAAGGCATGGCGGCCCATTCTCGGACCCCGGATCGGCATGATCTTCCAGGAGCCGATGAGCGCTCTCAATCCGGTCTATACGGTCGGAGACCAGATCGCCGAGGTACTGCACGCCCATGAACGGCTGTCCCGGAAGGCTGCACGTTCGCGGGTTCTGGAATTACTCGATCTGGTGTCAATGCCGGAACCACACCGTCGTATCGCGTCCTATCCACACGAACTGTCCGGGGGCCAGAGACAGCGTGCCATGATCGCCCAGGCGATCGCGCTCACGCCGCTCCTGCTGATCGCAGACGAACCGACCACGGCTCTCGACTCGACGATCCAGAGCCAGATCCTCGAATTGATCGATCGTCTTCGGCGCGATCTGTCCATGGGCCTGCTTCTCATCTCCCACGATCTGACACTGGTGTCGCGCTGGACCGACCGCGTGGTCGTCATGCACAACGGCAAAAGGATGGAAGAGCTCAAGGCAGAGCATCTGTTTCAGGAGAGCCAGCATCCCTACACGAAAGGGCTGATCGGCGCATCGATCCGTCTCGGCGATGGGCGCCACGCTTCATCGGAGCGGCTGAACGAGATCCGGACCCACAGGAACAGCAACGGCACAACCAGCTTCGAGATCCGTAGCCCGCCGGTTGCAGCGGAACCGCGCACCAATGCAACGGCAGATGCGCTTCTGGAAGTCGAGGATCTCACGGTTCGCTATGACCCCGCTAGCAAGACACCGCCTGCCGTCGATCGTGTGACCTTCGAACTCCTGCGCGGCGAAACGCTCGGGCTGGTCGGAGAATCCGGTAGCGGCAAGTCTTCGCTTTCAAAGGCGCTCAGCCGTCTGATACCCGTTGCCAGCGGACAGATCCTGTTCGAAGGTCAGGACATCACCCACGCAGGTGGAGCCGACCTGCGCGCCTTCCGCGGGCGCGTGCAGATGATCTTCCAGGATCCTTATTCTTCCCTAAACCCGCGCCGGACCGTTGGAGATATTCTCGATAGCGTGCTGCATGCACACAAGTATCGCAATTCCGCCGACAGGCAATCGCGCATAAGCGAAGCTCTCGACCAGGTCCGCCTGCCACGTTCGGCGGTGGAGCGCTTTCCCCATGAATTCTCCGGTGGGCAGCGTCAACGGATCGCGATTGCCAGAGCCCTGATCGTGCGGCCCTCGCTCGTCATCTGCGACGAACCGGTATCGGCACTCGACGTGTCCGTTCAGGCGCAAATTCTCAACTTGCTTGCCGATCTCAAGGAGGAAGCCGGTCTTTCCTATCTCTTCATCTCCCACGATCTGGCTGTCGTGAAATACATCTCGGACAGGATCATGGTCATGAAGGATGGACACATCATCGAGCGCGGCAACCACCAAAATTTATGGAGCAATCCCTCCCATGAATACACGAGGAAGCTGATCGCAGCAGCTTCGTAA
- a CDS encoding ABC transporter permease: MSGFDIESSTARMAAGEAPWSNIGNPVIARSVLRDFLSNPGATAGLMTLSIIMLLALLAPWLAPGDPQSIVGPERLWPGENPDFLLGTDSLGRSVWAGLVHGARVSLLVGISATILGLVFGGLIGAIAGYCGGWIDDLIVRFIEIFQTIPSFVLLVVLVAFATPTIGMVIVGIALVSWAMIARLTRAEFRSIREKDFVMAARASGISAPRIILQEILPNALPSLIVVSSIMVASAILMESALSFMGLSDPNTVTWGSMIGASREVIRSHWYLTLMPGGCIVLTVLALNLIGDGLNDALNPRIRRKVRSRKAVE, encoded by the coding sequence ATGAGCGGCTTCGATATCGAATCCTCAACCGCACGCATGGCAGCCGGTGAAGCCCCCTGGAGCAACATCGGCAATCCTGTCATTGCGCGCTCGGTCCTGCGCGACTTTCTCTCGAACCCGGGCGCGACAGCCGGTCTCATGACACTCAGCATTATAATGCTCCTGGCGCTGTTGGCCCCGTGGCTGGCTCCGGGCGATCCGCAGTCGATTGTCGGCCCTGAGCGTCTTTGGCCCGGAGAAAATCCGGACTTTCTACTCGGCACGGATTCACTCGGTCGAAGCGTCTGGGCGGGACTGGTACATGGCGCCCGTGTCTCGCTGCTGGTGGGGATTTCCGCAACAATTCTCGGTCTGGTGTTCGGTGGACTTATTGGAGCCATCGCCGGCTATTGCGGCGGCTGGATCGACGATCTCATCGTCCGGTTCATCGAGATATTCCAGACCATTCCTAGCTTCGTCCTGCTGGTCGTTCTCGTCGCCTTCGCGACACCGACAATCGGTATGGTCATCGTCGGCATCGCACTTGTGTCCTGGGCGATGATCGCGCGTCTCACCCGCGCCGAGTTCCGCTCGATCCGGGAGAAGGATTTCGTCATGGCTGCCAGGGCGTCTGGCATTTCGGCGCCACGGATCATTCTGCAGGAAATCCTGCCCAACGCCCTGCCCTCGCTCATCGTGGTCTCATCGATCATGGTTGCCTCGGCGATCCTGATGGAATCTGCGCTGTCCTTCATGGGGCTTAGCGATCCGAATACCGTCACCTGGGGATCAATGATCGGCGCCAGCCGCGAGGTGATCCGCAGCCACTGGTACCTCACGCTCATGCCCGGTGGGTGCATCGTCCTCACCGTGCTGGCGCTCAACCTCATCGGGGATGGCCTCAACGACGCGCTCAACCCGCGGATCAGGCGCAAAGTCCGCTCGCGGAAAGCAGTGGAATGA
- a CDS encoding ABC transporter permease, with product MKRLTRVGRSLLRNLIQAVPTMFVIVTLGFFVLQLAPGDAADYMAAESGAATQETVADIRRAFGLDLPLLDQLANYYTSLAHFSLGISPRYGVPVADLIMERLPGTLTLMVLAIVIALLVGIAAGTIMALNATRAADRILSVASLLFYSVPTFWIGLIFIIVFSVKLGWLPAGGMKTIGASSGGFGWLIDRASYALLPATSLALYYMAIYARLTRSSILEVIGQDHVRTAKAKGLAPRQVVLRHVLRNALIPITTVAGIHVAGILGGAIVIETVFSWPGMGRLAFDAVMAREYTLLLGIMLVSSVLVICVNAIVDIIQAALDPRIEVR from the coding sequence ATGAAGAGGCTTACGCGGGTTGGCCGCAGTCTGCTACGCAACCTCATTCAGGCGGTCCCGACGATGTTCGTCATCGTCACGCTCGGTTTCTTCGTGCTGCAGCTCGCGCCTGGGGATGCCGCCGATTACATGGCGGCCGAATCCGGTGCCGCCACGCAGGAAACGGTGGCCGACATTCGCCGGGCTTTCGGGCTCGATCTGCCGCTGCTCGATCAGCTTGCGAACTACTATACAAGTCTGGCGCATTTCAGTCTCGGCATATCTCCCCGCTACGGTGTCCCCGTCGCCGATCTCATCATGGAGCGTCTGCCGGGTACCCTGACGCTCATGGTTCTTGCGATCGTCATCGCCCTGCTGGTGGGGATCGCAGCTGGCACGATCATGGCACTGAACGCAACGCGCGCGGCCGATCGCATTCTTTCGGTGGCATCGCTGCTGTTCTACTCAGTCCCGACATTCTGGATCGGATTGATCTTCATCATCGTCTTCTCGGTGAAGCTCGGCTGGCTACCGGCTGGCGGCATGAAAACCATCGGCGCTTCCTCGGGGGGCTTTGGCTGGCTTATCGACCGCGCCTCTTATGCATTGCTCCCCGCGACGTCACTGGCGCTCTATTACATGGCGATCTACGCACGTCTCACCCGATCTTCTATCCTTGAGGTCATCGGGCAGGATCATGTCCGCACCGCAAAGGCGAAGGGTCTGGCGCCACGACAGGTTGTCCTTCGCCACGTGCTGCGCAACGCGCTCATCCCGATCACCACGGTGGCCGGTATCCACGTGGCCGGCATTCTTGGCGGCGCCATCGTCATCGAAACGGTCTTCAGTTGGCCAGGCATGGGTCGGCTTGCCTTTGATGCCGTCATGGCGCGTGAATATACGCTGTTGCTCGGCATCATGCTGGTCTCGTCTGTCCTGGTGATTTGCGTCAACGCTATCGTCGACATCATCCAGGCTGCCCTCGATCCCAGAATCGAGGTGCGCTGA